One genomic region from Panthera tigris isolate Pti1 chromosome D1, P.tigris_Pti1_mat1.1, whole genome shotgun sequence encodes:
- the LOC122231245 gene encoding olfactory receptor 56A3-like, producing the protein MTIYQNGTISSEVSDFLLNCFVRSPSWKFWLSLPLSLLFLLAMGANSVLLITIWLEVSLHEPMYYLLSILSLLDIVVCLTVIPKVLAIFWFDLKSISFSACFLQMYIMNWFFAMESCTFMVMAYDRYVAICHPLRYPSIITDQFVAKATIFILARNSIVTMPIPILSSQLHYCGTNVIDNCICANMFVSRLSCNDVTISRIYQFVVGWTLLGSDLILIFLSYTLILRAVLRLKAEGAVAKALSTCGSHFILIFFFSTILLVFVLTHVVKKKVSPDVPVLLNVLHHIIFSALNPVVYGVRTQEIKQGIQRLLKKVC; encoded by the coding sequence atgACAATATACCAAAATGGCACCATCTCCTCTGAGGTTTCAGACTTCCTCCTGAATTGTTTTGTCAGGTCCCCCAGCTGGAAGTTCTGGTtgtccctgcccctcagccttctcttccttctggccaTGGGGGCCAATAGTGTTCTCCTGATCACCATCTGGCTAGAGGTCTCTCTGCATGAGCCCATGTACTACCTGCTCAGTATCCTTTCCCTGCTGGACATTGTTGTCTGCCTCACTGTCATCCCCAAGGTCCTGGCCATCTTCTGGTTTGACCTCAAGTCCATCAGTTTCTCTGCCTGCTTCCTCCAGATGTACATCATGAATTGGTTCTTTGCTATGGAATCCTGCACATTCATggtcatggcctatgaccgctatgtggccatctgccaCCCACTGAGGTACCCATCCATCATCACTGACCAATTTGTAGCCAAGgctaccatttttattttggccaGGAATAGTATTGTTACAATGCCTATCCCCATTCTATCATCCCAACTCCATTATTGTGGGACAAATGTCATTGACAACTGCATCTGTGCCAATATGTTTGTCTCCAGGCTCTCTTGTAATGATGTCACCATTAGTCGTATCTATCAGTTTGTTGTAGGCTGGACACTGCTAGGATCTGACCTCATCCTCATCTTCCTCTCCTATACCCTTATATTGCGAGCTGTGCTGAGACTCAAGGCAGAGGGTGCTGTGGCCAAGGCCCTGAGCACATGTGGCTCCCACTTCATCCTTATCTTCTTCTTCAGCACCATCCTTCTGGTCTTCGTGCTCACTCATGTGGTGAAGAAGAAGGTCTCGCCTGATGTTCCAGTCTTGCTCAACGTCCTCCACCATATCATCTTCTCAGCCCTCAACCCCGTTGTGTATGGAGTGCGAACCCAGGAGATCAAGCAAGGCATCCAGAGATTACTGAAGAAAGTGTGCTAA
- the LOC122231247 gene encoding olfactory receptor 56A4, producing the protein MASPSNYSTAPVSEFLLICFPNYQSWQHWLSLPLSLLFLLAMGANATLLLTIQLEASLHEPMYYLLSLLSLLDIVLCLTVIPKVLAIFWFDLRSISFSACFLQMFIMNSFLTMESCTFMVMAYDRYVAICHPLRYPSMITDHFVVKATIFVVARNGLFSLPVPVLSSRLTYCAENTIKNCICTNLSVSKLSCDDITFNRLYQFVAGWTLLGSDLILIVLSYSFILKAVLRIKAEGAAAKALSTCGSHFILILFFSTVLLVLVITNLARKRIPPDVPILLNILHHLIPPALNPIVYGVRTKEIKQGIQKLLRRL; encoded by the coding sequence ATGGCCTCACCCAGCAACTACTCCACTGCTCCAGTCTCCGAATTCCTCCTCATCTGCTTCCCTAACTACCAGAGTTGGCAGCATTGgttgtctctgcccctcagcctccttttcctcctggcCATGGGGGCCAATGCCACCCTCCTGCTCACTATCCAGCTGGAGGCCTCTCTGCACGAGCCCATGTACTACCTGctcagcctcctctccctgctggaCATTGTGCTCTGCCTGACTGTCATCCCCAAGGTCCTGGCCATCTTCTGGTTTGACCTCAGGTCCATCAGCTTCTCTGCCTGCTTCCTCCAGATGTTCATCATGAACAGTTTCTTGACCATGGAGTCTTGTACATTCATggtcatggcctatgaccgctatgtggccatttGCCACCCACTACGATACCCATCCATGATCACCGACCATTTTGTGGTTAAAGCTACCATATTTGTTGTGGCCCGGAAtggcctcttttctcttcctgttcctGTCCTGTCTTCTCGACTCACATACTGTGCAGAGAACACCATCAAGAACTGCATCTGCACTAAcctgtctgtgtccaaactcTCCTGTGATGACATCACCTTCAACCGGCTCTACCAGTTTGTGGCAGGCTGGACCCTCCTGGGCTCTGACCTCATCCTTATTGTTCTCTCCTACTCCTTCATCCTGAAAGCTGTGCTAAGGATCAAGGCTGAGGGTGCTGCGGCCAAGGCCCTGAGCACGTGTGGTTCCCACTTCATCCTCATCCTCTTCTTCAGCACCGTCCTGCTGGTTCTGGTCATCACTAACCTGGCCAGGAAGAGAATTCCCCCAGATGTCCCCATCCTGCTCAACATCCTGCACCACCTCATCCCCCCAGCTCTGAACCCCATTGTTTATGGTGTGAGGACCAAAGAGATCAAGCAGGGAATCCAGAAGTTACTGAGGAGGTTGTAA